A genomic segment from Luteibacter aegosomatis encodes:
- a CDS encoding putative quinol monooxygenase yields the protein MTRKTLYVELHAKPGKEAELADFLKSAQPLAVAETGTVTWFAVRFDERTFAIFDAFDDEAGRDAHLNGDIAKALMGRADDLLASAPQIRKADVLADKLPGR from the coding sequence ATGACCCGCAAGACCCTGTACGTCGAGTTGCACGCGAAACCCGGCAAGGAGGCCGAACTGGCCGATTTCCTGAAGAGCGCCCAGCCCCTGGCCGTCGCGGAAACGGGCACGGTGACGTGGTTCGCCGTCCGCTTCGACGAACGCACGTTCGCCATCTTCGATGCCTTCGACGACGAGGCCGGTCGCGACGCCCACCTCAACGGCGATATCGCCAAGGCGCTCATGGGGCGCGCCGACGACCTGCTCGCCTCCGCGCCGCAGATTCGCAAGGCCGACGTGCTCGCCGACAAGCTTCCCGGCAGGTAA